A genomic region of Enterococcus sp. 12C11_DIV0727 contains the following coding sequences:
- a CDS encoding YrdB family protein: MYLIKYTNIAIAFLIEVAAIFILGYWGFTLQSSKIIRVTVVLLAPILMIIIWSIWCAPSSNYRLEGLWLVILKCLLFGIVACCLFTMKQSSIAIIFVTIVAINLGLSSYFGTL, encoded by the coding sequence ATGTATTTAATTAAATATACTAATATAGCAATTGCTTTTCTAATAGAAGTAGCTGCTATATTTATTTTAGGATATTGGGGGTTCACTCTTCAGTCTAGTAAAATTATTCGTGTTACAGTTGTTTTACTAGCACCAATATTGATGATTATTATTTGGAGTATTTGGTGCGCACCATCTTCAAACTATCGCCTTGAGGGATTATGGCTCGTGATATTAAAATGTTTGCTCTTTGGAATTGTAGCATGCTGCTTATTTACTATGAAACAATCTTCTATAGCAATCATTTTTGTTACTATCGTTGCCATTAACCTTGGGCTTAGTAGCTATTTTGGAACGCTTTGA
- a CDS encoding winged helix-turn-helix transcriptional regulator, whose product MKSEKENRCTVEDYGFKNIEKLLTMIGGKWKIQIIYHLSGNPNIRYGQLKRKIPEVSHKTLSAQLKHLEKDRLISRIEYNENVPRVEYLLTGLGRSLLPVYEVFGNWCEENRDVFEIIRK is encoded by the coding sequence TTGAAATCAGAAAAAGAAAATAGATGCACTGTTGAAGATTATGGTTTTAAAAATATAGAAAAATTATTAACCATGATAGGTGGTAAATGGAAAATACAAATTATTTATCACTTGAGCGGAAATCCTAACATTAGATATGGACAGCTGAAAAGAAAAATTCCTGAGGTTAGCCATAAGACATTATCAGCCCAACTTAAACACCTAGAGAAGGACAGGCTAATTTCAAGAATAGAATACAATGAAAATGTGCCTAGAGTAGAATATTTACTTACAGGTCTCGGAAGAAGTCTTCTGCCTGTTTATGAAGTATTTGGAAATTGGTGTGAGGAAAATAGAGATGTTTTTGAAATAATACGAAAATAA
- a CDS encoding S8 family serine peptidase, with amino-acid sequence MMKFGYVRKRKSSSLFLLTILLLSIGLNIYGTIAFADKDTPAQQNIGYDKLIEAHKKSEATVNDLSKKAFEENVKAQLTSRGFDTTGFEENTFDGNQEIRLIVQLEKAAAVEELPDPTGSKASVQSIEQATEDVIENQSTVKKKIEALTGNKSDRAFGYLINGFSIDAKYKDVDTIKSIHGVASVSAAKVYHPTSIDSNQLANVQQVWENYKLKGEGMVISIIDSGVDPTHKDLRLSEETKEKISLQVGGQSAKNLGYGQAFTRKVPYGHNYADNNEDIIDTNPGTGMHGMHVAGIVAANGIGEDPAKAVLGVAPEAQILAMKVFPNNTRVATALDDDVIAAIEDSVKLGADVLNMSLGSVSGAVDPDSPEQLVIRQAAEAGVLSVISAGNSSISTTDNTNVDPQNKLGTIDTGTLGSPGVTKEALTVASAENTYITSGGLLVQLVDTNGTKQPYHMETSTSPSGAIVFSNPTTESTDLLKQTTDLIDVGIGAESDYRSKDVQGKIALIQRGTINFSEKQRNAKEHGAIAAFIYNNVSNSPPMGMQIEDLNYLTLSLTKEDGEALVKLAKDNKNQRFSFDSGEFQFANPKTGKMSDFSSWGLTPNLEFKPEISAPGGNIYSTVNNNQYKTMSGTSMSAPFVAGSQALIYQALKNGKTSLSGTDLTRFAKLSVMNTALPMLDKNHNEVIISPRRQGAGQIKVDKAIENTTSLTDAVDGDGALALKQVGQETTISVKLKNNGNKEATYQFTDFGGVYTEAQTSTAEVYETKIKDAKMLASQNKVTIQPGQTQTIQLKLSLPNSLSKQQFVEGYIGFTSDTQPDLTMPFVGFYGDYSLASVIDAPIYDAASIQGFGFFTDKNNTFLGLKNNTINPDLVAISPNKDGRKDEAKPTLNFLRNAKSVTYEIVDADKKVIRRLAEEKGIRKDTFNSSMGRFTSHTITSANWDGTTFNLKTGKNEVVPDGQYQMKVVAKADIVDAKPQEMYLPIKVDTVEPTIEQIAFDNANPTAKLNVNLTDELSGVDLRAVTVSVNGRIETYDLSNQTSGPISIPLVASQQPSEGQNQVELLITDYAGNYAYRNQLIQQGTKAGLVLFNLFEDQVITSNTANFSITNQTLLINGSYPQELFVNGVKATKNEQLFEVVVPVTNDTKTIVFSTDSEGQTIIKEVPITVYSKLPELSITDPIEENSITNQSIYTLNGTTGKTTKKLEIEQTSSSQKVDLTSLIQADGHFKTDIELVHGQNLISIYATDEYGNQTVEERIITTSSYQQREILVLENINISNITIVGVGNPDYDSAAETYTIKGRLREKVDHFTINKQEVSYDPDTLTFSFPIKLKQGKQSLAFYVQSDQKNNGNPFVNEGYYVVVDTVLPTLQMDNLTIDEKGNYSVYTNENPFHLKGSISDNFSGYKLFVNNENIYSDVNYNTFDEKFFEGKPAAAFDYEVPVTEGENHLQVGLTDSIGNTTSKAVSVFYSNQAPKVPIVTANNQTVTNQSVKLKATAEPKTTIYYSFDTERYERYTDEIAVVTNQKVYFYAVDQYGNKSDITTYEVNNIQSSIAAKPIITINAKTRSQNATLPVQVTITYDKELTEEQNRYTHLRYSLDKGVSYQSYTVPFEQAKATEIWAQSYDDAGNESEIVKAVISFPKPEEPTDSTENTQPDKSSTETSGSTKQSDGSNSSEQLQQTGTSSGNPSAVQGGINSSVKSYGITDQTKKERSTYPKTGEAQKNAIRLIGFALVLLVCGYYFRRKLKNNKIY; translated from the coding sequence ATGATGAAGTTTGGTTATGTTAGAAAAAGGAAAAGTAGTAGCCTGTTTTTACTAACTATTTTATTATTATCTATCGGGCTGAATATCTATGGAACAATTGCTTTTGCTGATAAAGATACACCTGCACAGCAAAATATTGGTTATGATAAGTTAATAGAGGCTCATAAAAAAAGTGAAGCGACTGTAAATGATCTAAGTAAAAAAGCGTTTGAAGAGAATGTCAAAGCCCAATTAACAAGTAGAGGATTTGACACAACTGGATTTGAAGAAAATACTTTTGACGGAAATCAAGAAATTCGGTTAATTGTGCAACTTGAAAAAGCTGCGGCAGTTGAAGAACTACCTGATCCCACAGGAAGCAAAGCGTCCGTTCAATCAATTGAACAAGCGACAGAGGATGTTATTGAAAATCAATCGACAGTAAAAAAGAAAATCGAAGCTTTAACGGGGAATAAAAGTGATCGAGCTTTTGGTTACTTGATCAATGGTTTTTCAATTGATGCGAAATATAAAGATGTTGATACGATAAAATCTATTCATGGAGTTGCCTCTGTTTCGGCTGCAAAGGTCTATCATCCAACCTCAATCGATTCAAATCAGCTGGCAAACGTTCAGCAAGTATGGGAAAACTACAAATTAAAAGGGGAAGGAATGGTTATCTCTATCATTGACTCAGGCGTTGATCCTACACATAAAGACTTACGTTTATCCGAAGAAACTAAAGAAAAAATTTCCCTACAAGTAGGAGGACAAAGCGCAAAAAATTTGGGGTATGGACAAGCCTTTACTAGAAAAGTTCCTTATGGTCACAATTATGCCGATAATAATGAGGATATTATTGATACAAATCCTGGAACGGGCATGCATGGGATGCACGTTGCAGGGATTGTTGCCGCAAATGGTATTGGAGAGGATCCTGCTAAAGCAGTATTAGGTGTTGCACCAGAAGCACAAATACTTGCAATGAAAGTCTTTCCAAATAATACGAGGGTTGCAACAGCCTTAGACGATGATGTAATTGCGGCGATTGAGGATTCAGTAAAACTAGGAGCTGATGTCTTAAACATGAGTTTAGGTTCTGTTTCAGGTGCCGTGGACCCAGATTCTCCAGAACAATTAGTCATACGACAGGCTGCTGAAGCAGGTGTGTTGTCTGTGATTTCGGCAGGGAATAGTAGTATTAGTACTACGGACAATACGAATGTTGATCCACAAAATAAATTAGGAACAATAGACACAGGAACACTTGGTTCACCAGGTGTTACGAAAGAAGCTTTAACTGTTGCTTCTGCAGAAAATACGTATATTACAAGTGGTGGCTTGCTGGTTCAACTAGTTGATACAAACGGGACGAAGCAGCCCTATCACATGGAGACCTCAACATCACCTTCTGGTGCAATCGTCTTTTCTAATCCAACAACTGAAAGTACAGACCTACTAAAACAAACAACCGACTTAATCGATGTTGGAATCGGAGCAGAAAGTGACTATCGATCGAAAGATGTTCAAGGAAAAATAGCATTAATTCAACGTGGGACAATCAATTTTTCAGAAAAACAACGTAATGCCAAGGAACATGGAGCAATTGCTGCATTTATTTATAACAACGTTTCAAATAGTCCTCCTATGGGAATGCAAATCGAGGATCTTAACTATTTAACTTTAAGTTTAACAAAAGAAGATGGGGAAGCACTTGTTAAACTAGCGAAAGATAATAAGAATCAACGATTTAGTTTTGATAGCGGTGAGTTTCAATTTGCAAATCCCAAAACAGGTAAAATGTCTGATTTTTCTTCATGGGGATTAACACCCAATTTAGAATTTAAGCCGGAAATATCAGCTCCTGGAGGGAATATTTACTCGACAGTTAATAACAATCAATATAAAACGATGAGTGGAACGTCAATGTCTGCTCCATTTGTTGCTGGTTCCCAAGCACTTATTTATCAGGCCTTGAAAAATGGAAAAACCTCGCTGTCTGGAACAGATTTAACCCGTTTTGCAAAATTATCTGTGATGAATACTGCATTACCAATGTTGGATAAAAATCATAATGAAGTGATTATTTCACCACGTCGCCAAGGTGCTGGGCAAATAAAAGTGGACAAAGCAATCGAAAATACGACGTCCTTGACTGATGCAGTTGATGGTGATGGTGCACTGGCACTAAAACAAGTTGGTCAGGAAACCACGATTTCTGTTAAACTGAAAAATAATGGAAATAAAGAAGCCACATACCAATTTACGGACTTTGGCGGTGTTTATACAGAAGCACAAACCAGTACTGCTGAGGTCTATGAAACCAAAATAAAAGATGCGAAAATGCTAGCGAGTCAGAATAAAGTAACGATACAACCAGGTCAAACACAAACGATTCAGCTCAAATTAAGCTTACCCAATTCGTTGTCGAAACAACAATTTGTAGAAGGCTACATCGGATTTACAAGTGATACTCAACCAGATTTAACCATGCCATTTGTTGGATTTTATGGGGATTATAGTTTAGCATCTGTGATTGATGCACCAATCTATGACGCAGCGTCAATTCAAGGATTTGGTTTTTTTACAGATAAGAACAATACTTTCTTAGGTTTGAAAAATAATACGATTAATCCTGATTTAGTTGCTATTTCTCCTAATAAAGATGGTCGTAAAGATGAAGCAAAACCAACCTTAAACTTTTTACGAAATGCTAAAAGTGTTACGTATGAAATTGTAGATGCCGATAAAAAAGTAATTCGACGTTTGGCTGAGGAAAAAGGAATTCGTAAAGACACATTTAATTCTAGCATGGGGCGTTTTACGTCTCATACGATTACAAGTGCTAATTGGGATGGCACCACATTTAATTTGAAAACTGGAAAAAATGAAGTCGTACCAGATGGACAATATCAAATGAAAGTAGTCGCTAAGGCCGATATTGTTGATGCGAAACCTCAAGAAATGTATCTGCCAATAAAAGTCGATACTGTCGAACCAACGATTGAGCAAATAGCCTTCGATAATGCTAATCCAACAGCAAAATTAAATGTAAATCTGACAGATGAATTAAGTGGTGTAGATTTAAGAGCAGTCACTGTTTCTGTTAACGGAAGAATCGAAACGTATGATCTTAGCAATCAAACATCAGGACCTATTTCGATTCCGCTAGTCGCATCTCAGCAACCGAGCGAAGGTCAGAATCAAGTCGAACTGCTGATTACGGATTATGCAGGAAATTATGCTTATCGAAATCAGTTGATACAACAAGGGACAAAGGCTGGGTTAGTCCTTTTCAATCTATTTGAAGATCAAGTGATTACAAGCAATACCGCTAATTTTTCAATCACGAATCAAACCTTGTTGATCAATGGTTCATATCCTCAGGAATTATTCGTTAACGGAGTTAAAGCGACAAAAAATGAACAGTTATTTGAAGTAGTTGTTCCTGTGACAAATGACACTAAAACGATTGTCTTTTCTACGGATAGTGAGGGTCAAACTATTATTAAAGAAGTTCCAATCACTGTATATAGCAAATTGCCTGAGTTATCCATTACGGATCCCATAGAAGAAAATAGTATAACGAATCAATCGATATATACCTTGAATGGAACAACAGGTAAAACAACGAAAAAACTAGAAATAGAGCAAACAAGTAGCAGTCAAAAAGTTGATTTGACATCTCTAATTCAAGCAGATGGTCACTTTAAAACAGATATAGAATTGGTTCATGGTCAAAATTTAATTTCGATTTATGCGACAGATGAGTATGGGAATCAAACCGTAGAAGAACGAATTATTACAACCTCAAGCTACCAGCAAAGAGAGATTCTTGTATTAGAAAATATTAATATAAGTAATATCACTATCGTTGGTGTGGGCAACCCTGATTATGATTCAGCGGCAGAAACTTATACAATAAAAGGTCGTTTGCGTGAAAAGGTCGATCATTTTACAATCAACAAACAAGAGGTTTCTTATGATCCCGATACATTGACCTTTAGTTTCCCTATCAAGCTAAAACAAGGAAAGCAAAGTCTAGCCTTTTATGTCCAATCAGACCAAAAAAATAATGGAAATCCTTTTGTCAATGAAGGATACTATGTGGTCGTTGATACAGTTTTGCCAACCTTGCAGATGGATAACTTGACAATAGATGAAAAAGGGAACTATTCAGTCTATACGAATGAAAATCCGTTTCATTTAAAAGGCTCAATTTCAGATAATTTTTCAGGGTACAAACTCTTTGTAAACAATGAAAACATTTATTCGGATGTCAATTACAATACGTTTGATGAGAAATTTTTTGAGGGTAAACCAGCAGCTGCATTTGATTATGAAGTCCCTGTAACAGAGGGAGAGAATCACCTACAAGTTGGATTAACAGATAGTATTGGAAATACAACAAGTAAAGCTGTTTCAGTCTTTTATAGCAATCAAGCACCAAAAGTACCTATTGTCACGGCAAATAATCAAACTGTAACAAATCAATCCGTTAAACTAAAAGCTACTGCCGAACCGAAGACCACAATCTATTATAGTTTTGATACTGAACGTTATGAGCGTTATACAGATGAAATAGCTGTTGTAACAAATCAAAAAGTATACTTTTATGCAGTAGACCAGTATGGCAACAAGTCCGACATAACAACTTATGAAGTAAATAATATTCAAAGTAGTATTGCGGCGAAACCGATTATAACCATTAATGCTAAAACGCGGAGTCAGAACGCGACACTTCCTGTACAAGTTACAATTACGTATGACAAAGAATTGACAGAAGAACAAAATCGTTATACCCATCTTCGTTATAGTCTGGATAAAGGCGTCAGTTATCAATCGTATACAGTGCCATTTGAGCAAGCAAAAGCAACCGAAATCTGGGCTCAAAGCTACGATGATGCTGGGAATGAGAGCGAGATCGTCAAAGCAGTTATATCATTTCCAAAACCAGAAGAACCAACAGATTCTACAGAAAATACTCAACCAGATAAGTCGTCGACAGAGACATCGGGTAGTACTAAGCAATCTGATGGAAGCAACAGCTCGGAGCAATTACAACAAACGGGAACATCATCAGGGAATCCGTCAGCTGTTCAAGGTGGGATAAACTCTTCAGTTAAAAGCTATGGAATAACAGATCAAACTAAAAAAGAACGTAGTACTTATCCTAAAACAGGAGAAGCTCAGAAGAATGCAATAAGGCTCATTGGCTTTGCACTTGTTCTTCTAGTATGTGGATATTACTTCAGAAGAAAATTGAAGAATAACAAAATTTATTAA
- a CDS encoding terminase large subunit domain-containing protein, with product MTELILSPKYKRFLKYDTDVEFLEGTTAAGKTTVGAVKFLFKVAESNRKLHIISGLDLGTIEKNIIQSELRIIDIFGSLVTYHSKGNKDHSLPHLKYQTSNGEKIIYVLGYDNKARWKKVLGGQYGCLYIDEINIADMEYVREIFMCADYVMATLNPDDPELPIYHEYINHARPLPEYETDAPREINDQLNQSPKEGWVHWFFGFSHNDGLTERKKQKIISAVPTGTKLYKNKILGIRGRAEGLVFSNFEYKNNVITEQKAMSKNYIYFSCGVDTSYSAQSNDTISFIFQGITDIGEIVILEEEVKNNKDERTPFSPSDVAVNLIQFLE from the coding sequence ATGACTGAGTTGATTCTGTCACCTAAGTACAAAAGATTTCTTAAATATGACACAGACGTTGAGTTTCTTGAGGGAACCACAGCAGCAGGCAAAACAACTGTAGGGGCTGTTAAATTTCTTTTTAAGGTTGCTGAATCAAATAGGAAACTGCACATCATTAGCGGCTTAGATTTGGGAACAATCGAAAAAAATATTATTCAATCCGAATTAAGAATTATTGATATTTTTGGAAGCTTAGTCACCTACCACTCTAAAGGGAATAAGGATCACAGCTTGCCTCACCTGAAATATCAAACCTCTAACGGAGAAAAAATAATATATGTGCTTGGTTACGATAACAAAGCTCGTTGGAAAAAGGTTCTTGGTGGTCAATATGGTTGTTTGTACATTGATGAAATAAACATTGCTGATATGGAGTATGTCCGAGAAATATTTATGTGTGCTGATTATGTGATGGCAACTTTAAATCCTGATGATCCAGAGCTACCCATTTACCATGAGTACATTAATCATGCCAGGCCATTACCTGAATATGAAACGGATGCACCTAGAGAGATTAATGATCAGTTGAATCAGTCACCTAAAGAAGGATGGGTTCACTGGTTTTTTGGTTTTTCCCATAATGACGGCTTAACTGAAAGAAAGAAGCAGAAGATAATATCTGCTGTACCAACGGGAACGAAATTATACAAAAATAAAATTCTCGGTATCAGAGGTCGAGCTGAAGGTCTGGTGTTCTCCAACTTTGAGTACAAAAATAATGTGATTACTGAACAAAAAGCGATGAGTAAGAACTATATATACTTTTCTTGTGGTGTGGATACTTCCTACTCAGCACAATCGAATGATACAATCTCATTTATATTTCAAGGGATCACTGACATAGGTGAAATAGTGATACTTGAGGAAGAAGTTAAAAATAATAAAGATGAAAGAACACCATTTTCTCCAAGCGATGTAGCAGTAAACCTTATTCAATTTCTAGAATGA
- a CDS encoding terminase small subunit, which translates to MTAKGMNNRQKIFVTQYLIDFNATQAAIRAGYSEKTARSQGQRLLTNVDIKNAIKEEREKIQDENIATAKDVEEFLSQAMNGQIDEEVLMVVGAGDGVGDVARERKELSAKDRIKAAELLGKRHALFTDRQEIDATIRTDKLDSILQQLGDEDD; encoded by the coding sequence ATGACAGCAAAAGGAATGAATAATCGGCAAAAAATATTTGTAACACAATATTTAATCGACTTTAATGCTACACAAGCTGCAATCAGAGCAGGATATTCAGAAAAGACAGCACGTTCTCAAGGACAGCGTCTGTTGACAAATGTTGACATTAAAAACGCTATTAAAGAAGAACGTGAAAAAATTCAAGATGAAAACATCGCTACAGCAAAAGATGTTGAGGAATTCCTTTCTCAAGCTATGAATGGCCAAATTGATGAAGAGGTCTTGATGGTTGTTGGCGCAGGAGACGGCGTGGGAGATGTGGCTCGAGAACGTAAGGAGCTATCTGCTAAAGACCGGATCAAAGCTGCAGAACTATTGGGTAAGCGTCATGCGCTGTTCACCGATAGACAAGAGATTGATGCAACCATCAGAACAGATAAGCTCGATAGTATTTTACAACAATTAGGTGATGAAGATGACTGA